The DNA sequence AAAAAGTGAATGTGTGCAGTATATGTTTAcatttaataatatatttataCTGTAATTTCATATGCAAGCCATATTTTTGAATTCCTGAATGTAATTTCTTCATATTGGGCAGTGTTTGTCCTTAAATTTCAGAATTTCCCGATCGTGGTCATAGCAGAAGTTTTCAATTGCATCCCTCTCTATGACATTCGCATCCCATCCCTTGTAGCTAATATCTGTGCCCTTCATAAAAAACAGTAAGTGCAAATTAAACCACCTACTGAGTGTCATTGTTAAGAAATATGTTTTTTTGTTGCAAATTTTGAACTATCTATTGATTACTGGATTTCCCATCTTTCTCATGTCCCCTTTATTAGATAAACACCATTTCTgaatttagaagaagaaatggcattttttttttctctcttttgctcaatatttttattcctatttctttgaatgttttttttttttccatgttctTGTCTGTGTTTGAATATGTTACCTAAATCAATTATGCATGTTCAGAGATATGAGATCTCCAAGaaccccaacccccaaaagtACCACTATAATTTGGCATGAAGCAGAGCTAAGATCATTCATCAATCACATGGTTGAGAATGTCCGAAAAGGTTTGAAGACAAACTCCACATTCACAAAGGTTGGTTGGGACAACATTACAAAAGGGCTTGAAGCCAAATTCAAAAGGCCCTTTGTGAAGCAGCAACTGCGTAATGAGATGAATAAGTTACGCAAGAAGTACAACAGCTTCAGGGCTTTGTTAGAAACAACTGGTTTCGGATGGGATGCAAATGCTCAGACTGCCACAACTAATGATTCAGTGTGGGAATCTGCTATTCAGGTATGACATAATCTTTGGTTTATAGAATGGATTTTATTCACTTTTTGAACAAAATGTGATGATTaattgaaaaaattttgaattttagggaaacaaagattgggCAAAGTATAGAAGAAATAGTCTCCCTTGGTGGCCAGAGTTTTAGAGATCTTCTCTGACTCTAGTGCCCGTGAGGATAGAGGTTTGTCACAGGAAACTGCATTAACTCCTACGTCCACTAACCCTAAAATTGATGATGATATACAGGACACTGATAATGATGACAGTGATGCTTGTACTGGGACACCCAAGGGGTCAGCTCCTCCGAAGCGACGACTTGATAGGACTCCTACGGATCGTTGGAGGAAGAGCTAGACACGGACCCTCATGAACTCCGCGAGGACTTTAGAACCTTTGTCCAATGGAGGATGGAAAAGGGATCCACCTTTGCCACCTCAGCAGTTATCCGACCTCCTGATCCTATTGTTGATGGACCATATAGCATGATGAGCTGTGAGAAGCTACTGGACAATTTAGAGGATATCCCGACGGATTTGTATGTGTTGGTGTAGCGTAAGATACATAGTGACCTTGGATGGCGCATGTCTTTTGTTGAAGTGAGACCTGACAGGAGGTTATGGATGCTACATGGTCTGAAGGAGTGAAAGTAACAGTTTTTGAAATGAATGGTTTTAAGGGGGAATGAATGACTTGTTAGTTTGTTTGGATTTATGTCATGTACTGACTGACACACTTATTATGTTTTGCCTACTATGAATGATGTTGATGTTTGACTTATGTTGCTTTGTTATAATTTGATTGCATGTGCTTCAGACTTATAGTAGTATATATGACTATTTAGGATTGCCAAATATTATGCTTTTTAGCTTAATGTGTGTTTCTTTGTAGCTTTGGGATATAGGATCATATTAATTTCACTATATTAACAGGAAAGTAAGAAGTTGTCAATTACTACGATTACTGGatgtattgttgcttgttagtaggtttgaaaaaaatttaagatacggATATTACATATGGACAATTAAGCTAATGCTTATAGAGCCTTGTAGGCAGGTTTAGGGAAgtgttattttttcttcatttaaacAATTAATGCTATTGGATGGTACATTTATGGACTCTATTCCTTTACATATTGAATGTGTCTATTAATACAGGGATGTCAAATCAATTTGCAACCGACAACACAGGGTCATCGTCATacgatgatgacatggttatagTACACCAATTCCAAAACATGCTCAGTATGTATAGGATGGGAGAACCTTTGAATGATAGTAATTACACAGGACCTGTTAGGGTAGCTGAGGTTCTTGCAAGTCATGCTGACGTGTGTTACCAAGAGTTTAGACTTGAGAGACATGTATTTCTCAATCTGCAAGACCGATTTGTACATAGAGGTTGGTTAGAGGATAGGCGTTTCATTCGAGTAGATGAGCAGCCAGCGATGTTCTTCATGATAGTAGGTCAAGGTTTGAGTAATAGACAAATGCAACAATGATTCAATCGTTCAGGACAGACGATTGGTGCTGTCTTCCACACGGTGTTGCAAGCAATGCTAAGTTTGTCAATTGAGACAATCAGGCCACCAAATTTTGATGTGATACCTCCAAATATAGCCAACAATCCAAAGTACTATCCATATTTCAAGGTAACTGCGACTTCTGATGATGATTAATTTATTCAATGTTTCCAATGAAATATCAATGCAATTTACACAATTATATGAAATAACCTATGTTGAATGAAAACTAGGATTGCATTGGTGTTATTGATGGCACCCATATAAATGCCATCGTACCTAGGTCGGAAGAGACATGTTATCGTAATCGAAGGGGTATGATCACAcagaatgttatgtgtgcatgttcattcgacatgcgattcacatttGTGTATGTAAGTTGGGAGGATAGTGCACACGATGCAAGGGTCTTGGAGGCAGCAAGAACCAATGATACCTTAGGATTTCCTCATCCCCCATCAGGTATAAATGTATTATGAACTTATGTGTTGTCCTTCTGCATATAGTAGACAGGGAATATAAATCTAATCCCATAAATGTTTCCATAATAATTGAAGGCAAATATTATGTTGTTGACTCGGGCTACGCTAGTCAACTAGGGTACTTGGTACCATTTCGGGAACAAATGTATCACTTACAAGATTATGGTGAAGGTACACTTGGGCCAAGAACAACTAAATAATTGTTCAATCACAGACACTCGTCATTGCGGAATGTTATTGAGAGAACATTAGGTGtcttgaaaaatagattccacatATTAAAAAGTATGAAGTCAAACGATATTGAAGATCAATAAATAATTGTGGTCGCATGTTGTGGGATGGGATCCACAATTATATTAAGGAATAAGCTATTCAAGATCAATTGTTCAATTAGCTTGGAAGTGAACAACAAATTGATGACCCTATGAATCTTGATACTCATGCGTACCATGCTTCAGTATCTGATGTCTCTCAGAGATGATCTGCAAGACAAATGTCCATAGTGCGCCTTAATATTGCCAACCAATTGGCAATTTCAAGGGGAATGGCTACGATTTTGTTAGATCGATCTTGAATGTTTGCTAATCACATTCATTATGTATTAAAAGGTTGACACAAAAATTAGGGCACCTATTTTCTTCAAATGTGTGTATGGGGTGTTAGTAAAAATACTTTTGTTCACTTCACATAGTTTACATTGGTATGACTTGTAATCTTTGTGCTGTACAGATGTCTTCCACTGACACCGCAATGGCAAGGTGTGACTACTGTAATCATTTGTGGGATAAGTTCACAACGAAAATGGGCTTAATAGAGGAAGATCGTACTTCAAATGCccaagacataatgaatattttatgTGGGTAGATGAATTTCGCTTATGTGATTGTGGCGAGGGATAGTGTAAGGTACGCGTCGCGAAGACAGCAACGAACTTTAATCGTCGTTTCTGGTGTTGTCCTAAATCCAATGAGGTataattattgttttttattttttgaaagtaTTATTTGATCTATATTATCTGAATACATCTCGCAATTAAGTTGATGAACAATTGCAGCCCCATGATCgaggttgtaatttttttcGATGGATTTATGGAGACAGAAATTCGACAAGTGCACAGTCTTCCGATTATGGAACAAGCAATTCAATGGTTGGAGCTCAGTCTTCTCCATTAGCACATTCCTCTGATTTTGTGAAAGGTTACTTGGAAAGAACAATCAAAGGTGAAGAGGAGAAGTCTAGAGTACTGAAAAACGAAATGGATGTGTCTAAGGAAAAGTGAAGGATATATACCGATATCCTGGAGGCCATTAATAACATGGACATAAATAAATGTGGTAGTTAGAGGGTGATGACCAACTATTGggaacttgaaagacatttGGCATACCCGGAATATTTGCATTTTAATCTACTATTATTGGTTGACATTTCTCGTTTCGTAAAATTATGATGTAAGTTTGAAATAAGGAAATTGATAGTTGGGTGGTTTGTCTAGGTAAAATGAAGGGTAATGAGTTTCTATGGAAAGTAACAAAAGtggaattattttcattaaaataaacatCATATTTTGTCAGAAACGTTCCCAGAAACAACATTTGTCAAACaccttcttacctgtttctatttccaaaaacaagaattatcaaacacttttCTTGCCcgtttctgttttcagaaacagtaatttatgtttttatcgtttcttgaaacagaaacgacaaaaacgttatcaatTGAACCCTTagtcttagggcccgtttgataacgtttctttcgtttctatttcaaggaatggtagaaacataaatttatgtttctagaaatagaaacggaattgaaggtgtttgataagtcatgtttttagaagtcgataataaccagtgaaaaaatagccacaagtcgtttctaaaaacgacgaaacaagttcaacttgtttcgcctgggtcgtttcttgaaccataaataagtagaaatttctatttctatttctgaaaataagtgaaacgaaacagttttatcaaacgctttttgctctgtttctggaaacagaaacggcaaaaacgcgtttcttgaaacgttatcaaacgggccttagATCTCCAGTTTCACTAGATGTGCTTAATTGTCTGCTAGACTCAAACCATCCTTAGAAAGCTGCGCAATATGTGGAGATGCAAGGCCGGCGGCCATGACAACATGTGACCGTAAGACGATGGAATGGATCACATGGAACAAATCCACCAAGAAAAAATTTGTGAATTGGACTTTGAATCTTTGATTGATAAATGGGTTCCAGACTCATGAGTCTCAGGCTTCAAACTTGAGAAGGGTTTAGGTGTTTCAATCCCGACCACACGGTCACGCAGACTGACATTccactaaaaaaatatttgggtATTTACCaaaggcaaaagtttttcttatTCCATTGGGCAACACAAAAATCTCTTTTGTCTCTATCGAGAACTTCAGGGAGATACAATAACAGAGAGACATAGAAGAGCCTCCTAACAGCTTCGATTTTGGCAGTTCCCTGTGAAGCGAAGAAAGTGTAATGGGAACCGCTCTCGACTCCCATTTCCTAGCTCTCACTGCCATCATTActgtaactctctctctctctctctctctcttcccccttaaTGGCATTCCTTTGCAATTTCTGAGGCTTTTTGCTTGAATTTTGCAGGTGGGTTATCAGTTGTTCTTCTTCGTTGTTACAGCTCTTCTTCAGTTCGACAAAGTCACTGATTTTGCTGGTATTTAATCTTGAAATTGTCccttttttggtcatttgagaAACTAGTGACTCTGGGAAATTCATCTCTGTTAGTAGTTTACTTAATGGAAATTACTTCAACGAAGTTATTGTTGTTTATTGGTTTAAGTTGTTATTAATATATCTCTCCAATGTTGGTTGTTCTTCTTGATTTCGGCCCTAAGTTGGGGTGGTGTGATCTGTTACTGTTGGATTTTTTGTGTGTgcaaagtttcaaaatatttcaCTTAACGAGACGGTGTGGGTCtacacttatatatatatatatatataggtgtaCAGACACACTCGCAGACGCTTGTACACATAAAGGCACGTGTACAAGAACAATTGTATACGTATATACACATCTGTATATGAACAGATATACCCATATGTGAAAAGGTACATTGTCTATATATTCTATAGATGGTTTGAAAATTTGATAAGGGATTTTAAAACAAGTGGTTTTGTACCTCCCACTCTATGTTCTGTTCTTCCAAGTCTCTTTGTTTTTGATAATGAGTATAGCCTTCGGACTTCCCTGTATAATCACATATTGGAGTCTACCTTATGTGATtgggagttgttttatcttggataTATAAACGCAATGGTCAACCTGGTTGCACAATTATGGGCATTTAAAAACCTTAAGGATAGTATCATTTTGATACGACTCTTAACTCAAATTATGTTTGTTCCTGATTTAAGAAGAAGGAATACTACAATGGTGTGAATTCGTATATCATTTGGTgcaaatataatatatcaagATAAGTCTTATATTtaaaaatggagagagaagagagaggatgcATTGGTCCGTTGACTTTCCAAACCCTTGAATACAATCTCCAGAAATTTCTGTATGTGTTTGAACCTATGGTTAATAGTAATATAAGTGATGCTAAatttgatgggaatgaaatgataTAAGAGATATGTTGCTTACAGTAATTGAGTTTTACTATTTCCTTCTTTGTTctgctataatttttttttatctttttggcaTATCAATTGTCTCATCTTGGTAAATTTCTTATTACAATTCTTTGTTTGATAGATAATTGCTATTTTTTTCGGCAGGCAGCACAAACTTTATTATTCTTGCCATATTGACTCTTGTTTTGAAAGGCACTTGGCATTTTAGACAGGTAGAGTATCTTGCTCCAGTGTCATTGGTTATATACTGCCACCATGAAGTTTTTGTTTACTTGAAAAATGTTATAGATAGCTTCAATTATAGTCACCTTCATATGCTTGCTATTCAAATTGTGACATTATTTTGAATTGCTATGTGTGGACTTCTAAACTGATAGCTTTTGTGAACGTATGGTTCATTTTCCTTTCTAAAGAAATCTTTCCTCATTGCTCTTCTGGTTTCTAACAGAAACTTGAATTCCATTAGCCTGTTTTCTTTTCCAGTTCTTTTGGGTGCTAGATTAGCCATTTTGTTGCATAGAATGTGAGAACTGATTAAATATAATCAGTtaaagaatataaaaataatgaaaaagaaagagatataGTCCAGCTCACAGTTAGGTTCCATTTCGTTGGGATATGATGTCTGTCTACTTATTATGCTCGTGATATTCATAGTGTATTTTATTGTTAAATAGGTTTCAGTGGCATTGAAACGATTGTATCTATCCTTTTCAAAAACCAGGAACCCACCTCTCATCCAAGGTTGACTCACCTGCTGATTGTAGGAAATTTCAAAGGCGACTAACTACCTTTTTAATACTATCAGGTCTTTTGACTTGCCAGTTCTATTGAATTGACTTGATCCGCATGTTTACTAGTTTCCTCTCCAGGTGGGTCCTAGAAAACTCCTTTCCCTGACTCAATCTGATTCCCTGAACTGCCAAGTTGAGTCAAATTCCTGGGTAAGCAGTCTATGGAAACTGTTGAGTTGATATTAATACTTGGTTGTTCTTGAAGGGATGAGAGTTCCTAGCCTTTGCTTCTTGTTCAATGGGTGCGTGTAAGTTCCTGCTCTTGTATGGCATTTCATGTATTTTTCCCCCTAAAATTTGACAGAGGGAGGATATTGTGACAGATGCTACTGCGTTTCATGCATTGAAGGCCATGGAAGGACAGGGATACTGGAATCTTTTCTCATTGGGATGTCAGTAGattgttttatgattttgaGCATTGAAAGATTCTGAAGGGCTAAAATTTTCATGAgaaaaataggatgagataagtGGTCAGGGCTAAGCCATTTTAGCTCAAGCAAGTTTCCATTTGTTTTGTCGGTGGGGCTTTTCCTTGTGTAGAATATTATCTCATCCTCTTATGcactttcttattcttctttctttataagAGTATAGTGATGGAATATCATATGTTGTGTATATCTCACCAAGGTCCAACTTGTATTggatttcattcttctttttataCTTCTGATCTAGTGATCCATTGCTCAGGTAATCTTGACTTTGCTTGTAGTAATATGGGGTCTTCGGCTAGCACTGTTCCTATTAATGAGGTATGGCCATGGTTATTAGAATACATTTGATTCATGTATATTGTACATTGTATGTGTAATCTTTGTCTTGTTTGATGCTATTCTGCAAATAACACGAAATATTATTTTACAGTGGAATATAAGAAAGTCCCAatacccaatatatatatatatatatatatatatgtgtgtgtgtgtgtgtgtgtgtagcaGTTCATGTCAGAGTACTTCCTA is a window from the Macadamia integrifolia cultivar HAES 741 chromosome 5, SCU_Mint_v3, whole genome shotgun sequence genome containing:
- the LOC122080315 gene encoding uncharacterized protein LOC122080315, producing MRSPRTPTPKSTTIIWHEAELRSFINHMVENVRKGLKTNSTFTKVGWDNITKGLEAKFKRPFVKQQLRNEMNKLRKKYNSFRALLETTGFGWDANAQTATTNDSVWESAIQMSSTDTAMARCDYCNHLWDKFTTKMGLIEEDRTSNAQDIMNILCG